In Nocardia asteroides, a single genomic region encodes these proteins:
- a CDS encoding exodeoxyribonuclease III — MRIATWNVNSIRSRIDRVIGFLDRNDVDVLAIQETKCRDDQFPFERFDEAGYEVAHLGVNQWNGVAIASRIGLADVEAAFPGQPGFDRDAGESLLGAPVVESRALGATCGGVRVWSLYVPNGRALDDPHYRYKLEWLDALRRTGERWLSADPAAKIALVGDWNIAPTDDDVWSPEYFENKTHTSRPERDAFAAIVGAGYTDVMRPFAPGPGVYTYWDYTQLRFARKEGMRIDFVLASPALAAGVTDAVVDRQERKGKGASDHAPVIVEFTD; from the coding sequence GTGCGGATCGCCACCTGGAACGTCAACTCCATTCGCTCCCGGATCGACCGGGTGATCGGCTTCTTGGACCGCAACGACGTCGACGTCCTCGCCATCCAGGAGACCAAGTGCCGGGACGACCAGTTCCCCTTCGAGCGGTTCGACGAGGCCGGATACGAGGTCGCGCACCTGGGCGTGAACCAGTGGAACGGGGTCGCCATCGCCTCCCGGATCGGGCTCGCCGACGTCGAGGCGGCCTTCCCCGGGCAGCCGGGGTTCGACAGGGATGCCGGGGAGTCGCTGCTCGGGGCGCCGGTGGTGGAGTCGCGGGCGCTCGGCGCGACCTGCGGCGGGGTCCGGGTGTGGAGCCTGTACGTGCCGAACGGCCGCGCGCTGGACGACCCGCACTACCGCTACAAGCTGGAGTGGCTCGACGCGCTGCGGCGCACCGGCGAGCGGTGGCTGAGCGCCGACCCGGCGGCGAAGATCGCGCTGGTCGGCGACTGGAATATCGCGCCGACCGACGACGACGTGTGGTCCCCGGAGTACTTCGAGAACAAAACGCACACCTCGCGGCCGGAGCGGGACGCCTTCGCCGCGATCGTCGGCGCCGGGTACACCGATGTCATGCGGCCCTTCGCGCCCGGGCCGGGCGTCTACACCTACTGGGACTACACCCAGCTGCGCTTCGCCAGGAAGGAGGGCATGCGGATCGATTTCGTGCTGGCCTCCCCCGCGCTCGCGGCCGGGGTCACCGACGCGGTGGTCGACCGGCAGGAGCGCAAGGGCAAGGGCGCGAGCGATCATGCCCCGGTGATCGTGGAGTTCACCGACTGA
- a CDS encoding VOC family protein, which yields MKWTLEVVVVPVSDIDRAKRFYSEGVGFDIDHDTTGQAPDGAAIRIVQLTPPGSGCSIVIGSGAVPEMVPGSLKGLQLVVPDVRAAHAELLERGVAVSDVQVIGANPREVPDPLDNVGFFFFDDPDGNSWAVQQISARGSGS from the coding sequence GTGAAGTGGACCCTCGAGGTCGTCGTCGTCCCGGTGTCCGATATCGACCGGGCCAAGCGTTTCTACTCCGAAGGGGTCGGTTTCGACATCGACCACGACACCACCGGGCAGGCGCCGGACGGCGCCGCGATCCGGATCGTGCAGCTCACCCCGCCCGGGTCGGGGTGCTCGATCGTGATCGGCAGCGGGGCGGTGCCGGAGATGGTTCCCGGCTCGCTCAAGGGGCTGCAGCTGGTGGTGCCGGATGTTCGCGCGGCGCACGCCGAGCTGCTGGAGCGCGGGGTCGCGGTCTCCGACGTCCAGGTGATCGGGGCGAACCCGCGCGAGGTGCCGGACCCGCTGGACAATGTCGGTTTCTTCTTCTTCGACGACCCGGATGGCAACAGCTGGGCGGTGCAGCAGATCTCCGCCCGCGGCAGCGGCAGCTAA
- a CDS encoding peptide deformylase, with translation MAILPIVIVGDPVLHNPTEKVTEPPEELAPLIADMYETLDAANGVGLAANQVGVAKRLFVYDCPDLTADGTTVRRRGAVVNPILETSALPETMPDPDDDDEGCLSVPGEQYPTGRADWAKVTGTDEKGEPVELEGTGFFARMLQHEVGHLDGFLYVDVLVGRHARAAKKAIKRNGWGTPGLSWLPGTVPDPFGHD, from the coding sequence ATGGCAATCCTCCCGATCGTGATCGTCGGCGACCCGGTGCTGCACAACCCGACCGAAAAGGTCACCGAGCCGCCGGAGGAGCTGGCGCCGCTGATCGCCGACATGTACGAGACCCTGGACGCCGCGAACGGCGTCGGGCTCGCGGCCAACCAGGTCGGCGTCGCCAAGCGGCTCTTCGTCTACGACTGCCCGGACCTGACCGCCGACGGCACGACCGTGCGGCGCAGGGGCGCCGTGGTGAACCCGATCCTGGAGACCTCCGCGCTGCCCGAGACCATGCCCGATCCGGACGATGACGACGAGGGCTGCCTCTCCGTCCCCGGCGAGCAGTACCCCACCGGCCGCGCCGACTGGGCGAAGGTCACCGGCACCGACGAGAAGGGCGAGCCGGTCGAGCTGGAGGGCACCGGCTTCTTCGCCAGGATGCTGCAGCACGAGGTCGGCCACCTGGACGGCTTCCTCTACGTGGACGTGCTGGTCGGCAGGCACGCCAGGGCCGCGAAGAAGGCGATCAAGCGGAACGGCTGGGGCACACCGGGGCTGAGCTGGCTCCCGGGTACCGTGCCCGACCCGTTCGGGCACGACTGA
- a CDS encoding LytR C-terminal domain-containing protein, whose protein sequence is MSNPNPTSGGPPLRALAMVLIALAIVFAGLGAMSLSDSDSSADAPGAETSTAAPTTTAPRATTSAAAATSTTSTVPETPTAVETTTAAPPPPPPPPTAPSVNRAVPVRVLNNSLVAGLAGRTASELGANGWSNVGTGNYAGGTLPKTTVFYGDSPAEQAAAEAIAAEIGAVAEPRFAGISGSEPGVIVIVTGN, encoded by the coding sequence GTGAGCAACCCGAATCCCACCTCCGGCGGTCCGCCGCTGCGCGCGCTGGCGATGGTGTTGATCGCGCTGGCCATCGTGTTCGCCGGGCTGGGTGCGATGTCGCTGTCGGACTCCGATTCCAGCGCGGACGCTCCCGGCGCGGAGACGAGCACCGCCGCTCCGACGACCACCGCCCCCCGCGCGACGACGAGCGCCGCGGCGGCCACCAGCACCACCTCGACGGTGCCGGAGACCCCGACCGCGGTCGAGACCACCACCGCCGCGCCCCCGCCGCCTCCGCCCCCGCCCACCGCGCCGTCGGTGAACCGCGCGGTGCCGGTGCGGGTGCTGAACAACAGCCTGGTGGCCGGGCTGGCCGGGCGCACCGCGAGCGAGCTGGGCGCGAACGGCTGGAGCAATGTCGGGACCGGCAACTACGCGGGCGGCACGCTCCCCAAAACCACCGTCTTCTACGGCGATTCCCCCGCCGAGCAGGCGGCCGCCGAGGCCATCGCCGCGGAGATCGGCGCGGTCGCCGAACCGCGCTTCGCCGGAATCTCGGGCTCCGAGCCGGGTGTGATCGTCATCGTCACGGGTAACTGA
- a CDS encoding TetR/AcrR family transcriptional regulator — MVESLPGRKAQAARNDGLILDAARAVFLADPGAPISAVAERAGVGISALYRRYPSKEVLLRTLCYEGLRKYCALGSAALEVPDGWAGLVRFLESVVEADVHSLTVRLAGAFAPDESILPDVRRAGEIATSLVRRAHESGRLRADVEASDLSLVLEACSAVTVPDPARTVELRRRTLALLIAGMEAGGPELPGPPPAPGEFAGRWEYRGKR, encoded by the coding sequence ATGGTCGAATCGCTTCCCGGGCGCAAGGCACAGGCCGCGCGCAATGACGGGCTCATCCTCGATGCCGCGCGGGCGGTGTTCCTCGCCGATCCCGGTGCGCCGATCTCGGCGGTCGCCGAGCGGGCCGGGGTGGGGATCAGCGCGCTGTACCGGCGCTACCCGAGCAAGGAGGTGCTGCTGCGCACGCTCTGCTACGAGGGGCTGCGGAAGTACTGCGCGCTCGGTTCGGCCGCGCTCGAGGTGCCCGACGGGTGGGCCGGGCTGGTGCGGTTTCTCGAGTCCGTGGTCGAGGCGGATGTGCACTCGCTGACCGTGCGGCTGGCCGGCGCCTTCGCGCCGGACGAATCGATACTGCCGGATGTGCGGCGGGCCGGGGAGATCGCCACGTCGCTGGTGCGGCGGGCGCACGAGAGCGGGCGGCTGCGCGCCGACGTCGAAGCGTCCGACCTGAGTTTGGTGCTGGAGGCGTGCTCCGCCGTCACGGTGCCGGACCCGGCGCGGACGGTCGAGTTACGCAGGCGCACATTGGCTCTACTCATCGCCGGGATGGAAGCCGGTGGGCCCGAGTTGCCCGGGCCGCCGCCCGCGCCGGGGGAGTTCGCCGGGCGCTGGGAGTACCGCGGGAAGCGGTGA
- a CDS encoding DUF3263 domain-containing protein, which produces MDGAAARNPSGTPDDADEPVLEDASGLSRRDQEILAFERQWWKYAGAKEEAIRELFGMSPTRYYQVLNAVVDRPEALAADPMLVKRLRRLRASRQKARAARRLGFQV; this is translated from the coding sequence ATGGACGGCGCAGCTGCTCGGAATCCATCCGGCACCCCGGATGATGCCGACGAGCCGGTGCTGGAGGACGCGAGCGGCCTCTCCCGGCGCGATCAGGAGATCCTCGCCTTCGAGCGCCAGTGGTGGAAGTACGCGGGTGCCAAGGAGGAGGCGATCCGCGAACTGTTCGGTATGTCCCCCACCCGCTACTACCAGGTGCTGAACGCCGTCGTCGACCGGCCGGAGGCGCTCGCCGCCGACCCGATGCTGGTGAAGCGGCTGCGCAGGCTGCGCGCGAGCAGGCAGAAGGCAAGGGCCGCGCGGCGCCTCGGTTTTCAGGTCTGA
- a CDS encoding glutamate--cysteine ligase: MPGADRRGSGTSVEFHGSPRPTIGIEWEIALVDKVTRDLSNTAAAVFDEVGEVLAHDGTPQLSKELLRNTVELVTGVHDTVGAALDDLTGTMNLLRRAADPLGVDLFCAGTHPFAQWSAQQLTRSEHYDELIERTQWWGRQMLIWGVHVHVGVSHREKVFPILNAMLPSYPHLLALSASSPMWSGSDTGYASNRALMFQQLPTAGLPFQFEKWSQFEGFVHDQFKTGVFEQLGGMHWDIRPAPKWGTIEVRICDGVSTHRELGALAAFIHCLIVDLDDRVEAGETLPTLPVWHVQENKWRAARYGLDAIVITDSDSNERLVTDDLDDLLNRLEPTAAKLGCADELRAVAEIPRGGANYQRQRRVAAASQGDLIAVVDSLVRELNP; this comes from the coding sequence ATGCCCGGGGCTGATCGCAGGGGCAGCGGAACGAGTGTCGAGTTCCACGGTTCGCCCCGGCCGACCATCGGCATCGAGTGGGAGATCGCGCTGGTCGACAAGGTGACCCGCGATCTCTCCAACACCGCCGCCGCGGTCTTCGACGAGGTCGGCGAGGTGCTCGCGCACGACGGCACCCCGCAGCTCTCGAAGGAGTTGCTGCGCAACACCGTCGAGCTGGTCACCGGGGTGCACGACACCGTCGGCGCCGCGCTGGACGACCTCACCGGCACCATGAACCTGCTGCGCCGGGCCGCCGACCCGCTCGGGGTCGACCTGTTCTGCGCGGGCACGCACCCGTTCGCGCAGTGGTCGGCGCAGCAGCTCACCCGCTCCGAGCACTACGACGAGCTGATCGAGCGTACCCAGTGGTGGGGCAGGCAGATGCTCATCTGGGGCGTGCACGTGCACGTGGGAGTGTCGCACCGGGAGAAGGTCTTCCCGATCCTGAACGCGATGCTTCCCTCCTACCCGCACCTGCTCGCGCTCTCCGCCTCCTCGCCCATGTGGTCCGGCTCGGACACCGGCTATGCCTCGAACCGGGCCCTCATGTTCCAGCAGCTGCCCACCGCCGGGCTGCCGTTCCAGTTCGAGAAGTGGTCGCAGTTCGAGGGGTTCGTGCACGACCAGTTCAAGACCGGGGTCTTCGAGCAGCTCGGCGGCATGCACTGGGACATCAGGCCGGCGCCGAAGTGGGGCACGATCGAGGTGCGGATCTGCGACGGCGTCTCCACCCACCGGGAGCTCGGCGCGCTGGCCGCGTTCATCCACTGCCTGATCGTCGACCTGGACGATCGGGTCGAGGCCGGTGAGACGCTGCCCACACTGCCGGTATGGCATGTGCAGGAGAACAAGTGGCGCGCGGCCAGGTACGGGCTGGACGCCATCGTCATCACCGACTCGGACAGCAACGAGCGGCTGGTCACCGACGACCTGGACGACCTGCTGAACCGGCTGGAGCCGACCGCCGCGAAGCTCGGCTGCGCCGACGAGCTGCGCGCGGTGGCCGAGATCCCGCGCGGCGGCGCCAACTACCAGCGGCAACGCCGGGTGGCGGCGGCCAGCCAGGGCGATCTGATCGCGGTGGTGGATTCGCTGGTGCGCGAGCTGAATCCCTGA
- a CDS encoding thioesterase family protein, translating into MTDAFYLPDPDDEQRYHSTELTRGPWSPDAQHAGPPSALLGHVLERCEPKPGFQIGRVAVEILGPVPLAPLTAKARLVRPGRSVELLEATLESERGPVLRANAWRFKLAEPELDVPAEFLPTGSRPGPEQAPEPEPFPSTQAVGFHTGIEYRFASGSFATPGPAVCWIRLKYPIVAGTTPSPLERALAAADSGNGVSAVLDWNAYLFINTDLTVTLHRHPAGEWVCLDAVTLPQRHGIGLAESALFDEKGPLGRSTQTLLLGRR; encoded by the coding sequence GTGACCGACGCCTTCTACCTGCCCGATCCGGACGACGAGCAGCGCTACCACTCGACCGAGCTGACCCGCGGCCCGTGGTCCCCGGACGCGCAGCACGCGGGGCCGCCGTCGGCCCTGCTCGGGCACGTGCTGGAGCGGTGCGAGCCGAAGCCGGGGTTCCAGATCGGGCGGGTGGCGGTGGAGATTCTCGGGCCGGTGCCGCTGGCGCCGCTCACCGCGAAGGCGCGGCTGGTGCGGCCGGGGCGCAGTGTCGAGCTGCTGGAGGCCACGCTGGAGTCGGAGCGCGGGCCGGTGCTGCGAGCGAATGCCTGGCGGTTCAAGCTGGCCGAGCCGGAGCTGGACGTGCCCGCCGAGTTCCTGCCGACGGGCTCCCGGCCCGGCCCCGAGCAGGCGCCGGAGCCGGAGCCCTTCCCCTCGACCCAGGCGGTCGGCTTCCACACCGGCATCGAATACCGCTTCGCCAGCGGGTCGTTCGCGACGCCGGGCCCCGCGGTGTGCTGGATCCGGCTCAAATACCCGATCGTCGCGGGCACCACCCCGAGCCCGCTGGAGCGCGCCCTTGCCGCCGCCGACTCCGGCAACGGGGTCAGCGCCGTCCTCGACTGGAACGCCTACCTCTTCATCAACACCGACCTCACCGTCACCCTGCACCGCCACCCGGCGGGCGAATGGGTCTGCCTGGACGCCGTCACGCTCCCGCAGCGGCACGGCATCGGCCTCGCCGAATCCGCCCTCTTCGACGAGAAGGGCCCCCTCGGCCGCAGCACCCAGACCCTCCTCCTCGGCCGCCGCTGA
- the sodC gene encoding superoxide dismutase[Cu-Zn] has translation MASSPSRRPSWRIVTPVLAIAAFGLAGCSNSQESTDVTGTTPPVFTASPAPAGESAHGGGGEHSGSESGASADLKDASGQAVGTVSFAEVGGHLQVTVEARGLRPGFHGLHIHSVGKCEANSVAPTGGPAGDFLSAGGHLQVGSANSHPASGDLTSLQVRGDGTASLVTTSDTVTLADIKDKAIVVHADADNFGNIPNRYQRADGVAGPDEATLATGDAGGRVACGVVH, from the coding sequence ATGGCCTCGTCCCCGTCCCGTCGCCCGTCCTGGCGGATCGTGACCCCGGTACTCGCGATCGCGGCGTTCGGCCTGGCCGGCTGCTCCAACAGCCAGGAGTCGACCGATGTCACGGGGACCACCCCGCCGGTCTTCACCGCCTCCCCCGCCCCCGCGGGCGAGTCCGCGCACGGCGGCGGCGGCGAGCACTCCGGTTCGGAGTCGGGCGCGAGCGCCGATCTGAAGGACGCGTCGGGCCAGGCGGTCGGCACCGTCAGCTTCGCCGAGGTCGGCGGGCACCTGCAGGTCACCGTCGAGGCGCGCGGGCTGCGCCCCGGCTTCCACGGGCTGCACATCCACTCGGTCGGCAAGTGCGAGGCGAACTCGGTGGCCCCCACCGGCGGCCCCGCGGGCGACTTCCTCTCAGCGGGCGGGCACCTCCAGGTCGGCAGCGCGAACAGCCACCCGGCCAGCGGCGATCTGACGTCGCTGCAGGTGCGCGGCGACGGCACCGCCTCGCTGGTCACCACCTCCGACACCGTCACGCTCGCCGACATCAAGGACAAGGCGATCGTGGTGCACGCCGACGCCGACAACTTCGGCAACATCCCGAACCGGTACCAGCGCGCCGACGGCGTCGCCGGGCCGGACGAGGCCACCCTCGCCACCGGTGACGCGGGGGGCCGCGTCGCCTGTGGCGTCGTCCACTAG
- a CDS encoding TetR/AcrR family transcriptional regulator encodes MGSESAVRPRQRAQHLGPQRRRPQVLDTALTLAVSEGLSAVTMASIADRMRVTRPVVYACFADRVQLIDALRRREENYLIHDLLSTLPGRDLGADETAVVTSFRTLLQLTAARPESWRFLAETPDPVISAEFGRGRRLAVNRCTALLRGSMLGWGTTAADRKLPVLVDQWLAAGEGAVQTLMAGTADWTPEDLGDFVGGQVFRMLRDA; translated from the coding sequence ATGGGTAGTGAGTCGGCCGTCCGGCCGCGGCAGCGGGCACAGCATCTCGGCCCGCAGCGCAGGCGGCCACAGGTGCTCGACACCGCCCTCACCCTCGCGGTCTCCGAGGGGCTCTCCGCCGTCACCATGGCATCCATCGCGGACCGGATGCGGGTCACCCGCCCGGTCGTCTACGCCTGCTTCGCGGACCGGGTGCAGCTGATCGACGCGCTGCGCCGCCGCGAGGAGAACTACCTGATCCACGACCTGCTCTCCACGCTCCCCGGCCGCGACCTCGGCGCGGACGAGACCGCCGTGGTCACCAGCTTCCGCACGCTGCTGCAGCTCACCGCCGCGCGCCCGGAGTCATGGCGCTTCCTCGCCGAGACCCCCGACCCGGTGATCTCCGCGGAGTTCGGCCGGGGCAGGCGGCTCGCGGTGAACCGCTGCACCGCGCTGCTGCGCGGCTCCATGCTCGGCTGGGGCACCACCGCCGCCGACCGCAAGCTGCCGGTCCTGGTCGACCAGTGGTTGGCCGCGGGCGAGGGCGCGGTGCAGACGCTGATGGCGGGCACCGCCGACTGGACACCGGAGGATCTCGGCGATTTCGTCGGGGGTCAGGTGTTCCGGATGCTGCGCGACGCGTAG
- a CDS encoding phosphatase PAP2 family protein — protein sequence MLVEDPVRRSRRAQLSIVLVAAVGLLLAGLQAVALWQGFEGPLTSLWKDFAGTPKSMTVPWAGLVLALVGLRVRDRFVAAGAAVGIDLIGAGARLLAGDPPTVGNGPVWVLAGITVLALWRWSGLRRRTALHAVALGALLILATKVGDVWLHVTILAHPGVLDEYVMLADHALGDPSWVVGRVVEALGPVVYAVLHWVYIELPLAAIVVAVWQLRRVVSSGRWPGHYLVRTFLVLGLAGPVVYLIFPVVGPMFAFGADGNGLQVGNYWPQFVPPIDRSPGVLPFDRVTPRNCMPSMHTAWALAVFLHTRRGMDGSPAPRWLRWGGTFWLCATLTATLGFGYHYGVDLVAGAVLCLAVESALRDPERGYGWFRWRLVLFGAAVLLTLLLAYRFLAVPMAEYPVFAGTAILALLAAVAAAFHATWFAAPKSVVPEPAIPEPAR from the coding sequence ATGCTTGTGGAGGACCCTGTCCGGCGCAGCCGCCGGGCGCAGCTCTCGATCGTGCTCGTCGCGGCGGTCGGCCTGCTGCTGGCGGGGCTCCAGGCGGTAGCGCTGTGGCAGGGCTTCGAGGGGCCGCTGACCAGCCTCTGGAAAGACTTCGCCGGCACCCCGAAGTCGATGACGGTGCCCTGGGCCGGGCTGGTGCTCGCCCTGGTCGGGCTGCGCGTGCGGGACCGGTTCGTCGCGGCGGGCGCGGCGGTCGGCATCGATCTGATCGGCGCGGGCGCGCGGCTGCTCGCCGGTGACCCGCCGACCGTCGGCAACGGGCCGGTCTGGGTGCTCGCCGGGATCACCGTGCTCGCGCTGTGGCGCTGGAGCGGGCTGCGGCGCCGGACCGCGCTGCACGCGGTCGCGCTCGGCGCGCTGCTCATCCTGGCCACCAAGGTCGGCGACGTCTGGCTGCACGTCACCATCCTCGCGCACCCCGGGGTGCTCGACGAGTACGTCATGCTGGCCGACCACGCGCTCGGCGATCCGTCCTGGGTGGTCGGGCGGGTCGTCGAGGCGCTCGGGCCGGTGGTCTACGCGGTGCTGCACTGGGTCTACATCGAGCTGCCGCTGGCGGCGATCGTCGTCGCCGTGTGGCAGCTGCGCCGGGTGGTCTCGTCCGGGCGCTGGCCGGGGCACTACCTGGTGCGCACCTTCCTGGTGCTCGGGCTGGCCGGGCCGGTGGTGTACCTGATCTTCCCCGTGGTCGGGCCGATGTTCGCCTTCGGCGCGGACGGGAACGGGCTGCAGGTGGGGAACTACTGGCCGCAGTTCGTTCCGCCGATCGACCGCAGCCCGGGCGTGCTCCCGTTCGACCGGGTGACGCCGCGCAACTGCATGCCGTCCATGCACACGGCCTGGGCGCTCGCCGTCTTCCTGCACACCAGGCGGGGTATGGACGGCTCGCCCGCGCCGCGCTGGCTGCGCTGGGGCGGCACCTTCTGGCTCTGCGCGACGCTCACCGCGACGCTCGGCTTCGGGTACCACTACGGGGTCGACCTGGTCGCGGGCGCCGTGCTCTGCCTCGCCGTCGAGTCGGCGCTGCGCGATCCCGAGCGCGGGTACGGGTGGTTCCGCTGGCGCCTCGTGCTCTTCGGCGCCGCCGTCCTGCTGACGCTGCTGCTCGCCTACCGCTTCCTCGCGGTGCCGATGGCGGAGTACCCGGTCTTCGCCGGGACGGCGATCCTCGCCCTGCTCGCCGCCGTTGCCGCGGCGTTCCACGCGACCTGGTTCGCCGCGCCGAAGTCCGTCGTCCCCGAGCCCGCCATCCCCGAGCCCGCCCGCTGA
- a CDS encoding GNAT family N-acetyltransferase, which yields MSIEPPTAERLPAVGDRVVMRYRLPEGYPQPLTDVLGELVSVEPPTVRTADGALVEVAPDKVVALRVIPSRPIRTSEIRALEYAGAAGWPGVQQTWLDGWLLRAGHGYTHRANSALPLGDSSGPAIVGRDTLYRIGAWYTEHGLPVQLCLPDRLAATPPGWHTWNETVVLGIDIETMVLPQGPSMVRVSPAPSQAWLELYRYRGGIPDPVVPPPPRPAPDVLNAVRDGSLGFAVLGVPQPIAVARGAVTTAPDGRVWVGLSCVAVATEHRRHGLGALVCAELLRWGRERGAGYAYVQVAADNPDGLGLFREMGFVEHHRYRYAAPRHN from the coding sequence ATGAGCATCGAGCCGCCGACGGCCGAGCGGCTGCCCGCCGTCGGCGACCGGGTGGTCATGCGGTACCGGTTGCCCGAGGGGTACCCGCAGCCGCTCACCGACGTGCTCGGCGAGCTGGTCTCGGTCGAGCCACCGACCGTGCGCACCGCGGACGGCGCGCTGGTCGAGGTGGCGCCGGACAAGGTGGTCGCGCTGCGGGTGATTCCGTCCCGGCCCATCCGCACCTCGGAGATCAGGGCGCTGGAGTACGCGGGCGCGGCGGGCTGGCCGGGAGTGCAGCAGACCTGGCTGGACGGCTGGCTGCTGCGCGCGGGCCACGGCTACACGCACCGCGCCAATTCCGCGCTGCCGCTCGGTGATTCGAGCGGTCCGGCGATCGTCGGCCGGGACACGCTCTACCGGATCGGCGCCTGGTACACCGAGCACGGCCTCCCGGTGCAGCTCTGCCTGCCGGACCGGCTGGCCGCGACCCCGCCCGGCTGGCACACCTGGAACGAGACGGTCGTGCTCGGCATCGATATCGAGACCATGGTGTTGCCGCAGGGGCCGTCCATGGTGCGGGTCTCGCCCGCGCCCTCGCAGGCCTGGCTGGAGCTGTACCGGTACCGCGGCGGCATCCCGGACCCGGTCGTTCCCCCGCCGCCGCGGCCCGCGCCGGACGTGCTCAACGCCGTCCGGGACGGTTCGCTCGGGTTCGCCGTGCTCGGCGTCCCGCAGCCGATCGCGGTGGCCCGCGGCGCCGTCACGACCGCGCCGGACGGGCGGGTGTGGGTGGGGCTCTCCTGCGTCGCGGTCGCCACCGAGCACCGGCGGCACGGCCTCGGCGCGCTGGTCTGCGCGGAGCTGCTGCGCTGGGGTCGCGAGCGCGGGGCGGGGTACGCCTACGTGCAGGTGGCCGCGGACAACCCGGACGGGCTCGGGCTCTTCCGGGAGATGGGGTTCGTCGAGCACCACCGCTACCGGTACGCCGCCCCGCGGCACAACTGA
- a CDS encoding epoxide hydrolase family protein, with protein MNRPFRIEIPQADLDDLHTRLARTRWADQLPDVGDSYGVSTDRVRHLVEQWQRLDWRALEAKLNEHPQFSTEIDGQDIHFLHLRSRRDTAFPLLLLHGWPGTFAEFLAVAGPLTAAGYDLVIPSLPGYAFSGPTTSTGWNDQRTARALAELMKRLGYDRFGVVGNDHGAQIAPELGRIAPVSGVHVSQVFSFPSGDPAEFADLTEDEQAALATLTWFAENKMSFNTLHAQQPQTLAHAIVDSPAGLAGWNSQLLGPDLDDEFVLTHLALHWFSGNAGSAIRQYYENAKAPRQAEPTTVPLALSGSVGDFHGIRRFAERDHTAIVSWRVHDVPTHYLHHAAPELAAAEIAEFFAEYR; from the coding sequence ATGAACCGCCCCTTCCGCATCGAGATCCCCCAGGCCGACCTGGACGACCTGCACACCCGCCTGGCCCGCACCCGCTGGGCCGACCAGCTCCCCGATGTCGGCGACTCCTACGGCGTGAGCACCGACCGCGTCCGCCACCTGGTCGAGCAGTGGCAGCGACTGGACTGGCGCGCACTGGAGGCGAAGCTCAACGAGCACCCGCAGTTCAGCACCGAAATCGACGGCCAGGACATCCACTTCCTGCACCTGAGGTCGCGGAGGGACACCGCTTTCCCGCTGCTCCTGCTGCACGGCTGGCCCGGCACCTTCGCCGAGTTCCTCGCCGTCGCGGGCCCGCTCACCGCGGCCGGCTACGACCTGGTGATCCCGTCCCTCCCCGGCTACGCCTTCTCCGGCCCGACCACCTCGACCGGCTGGAACGACCAGCGCACCGCCCGGGCACTCGCCGAGCTCATGAAGCGGCTCGGCTACGACCGCTTCGGCGTCGTCGGCAACGACCACGGCGCGCAGATCGCGCCGGAGCTGGGGCGGATCGCGCCGGTGTCGGGGGTGCACGTGTCGCAGGTGTTCTCGTTCCCCTCCGGCGACCCGGCCGAGTTCGCCGACCTCACCGAGGACGAGCAGGCCGCGCTCGCCACGCTCACCTGGTTCGCGGAGAACAAGATGAGCTTCAACACCCTGCACGCGCAGCAGCCGCAGACCCTCGCGCACGCCATCGTGGACTCACCCGCCGGGCTGGCCGGCTGGAACAGCCAGCTGCTCGGCCCCGACCTGGACGACGAATTCGTGCTCACGCACCTCGCGCTGCACTGGTTCTCCGGCAACGCGGGCTCGGCCATCCGGCAGTACTACGAGAACGCGAAGGCACCGCGGCAGGCCGAGCCGACCACGGTTCCGCTCGCGCTCTCCGGCTCGGTCGGCGACTTCCACGGCATCCGGCGCTTCGCCGAGCGCGACCACACCGCGATCGTCTCCTGGCGGGTGCACGACGTGCCCACCCACTACCTGCACCACGCCGCGCCGGAGCTCGCCGCCGCCGAGATCGCCGAATTCTTCGCCGAGTACCGCTGA